In one Takifugu flavidus isolate HTHZ2018 chromosome 9, ASM371156v2, whole genome shotgun sequence genomic region, the following are encoded:
- the matr3l1.2 gene encoding matrin 3-like 1.2 isoform X3, whose product MSQKSQSDTGQKHFAVGRGLLAAAETLNFNLNEQRPGRPMGGVSSGVGGGGGMEGPEGSPQMSRHGSSGSHLGNTMKLFASLGLSPSDLDALAEIPEEDISVETLPQILMQLKSRKTEAAERRSMTTMSSDAAFRGGSWTDVQTGRMGSSSLGLGSARPQPSVDFGFGSLQDMGQNRGFNFNYASGGGGGGASRDRSYSELSHHDSYTGLDMGPSTSDPVFMQRRIGSPSNGKVQDFLGVTPTMFPHVCSLCDFDVHSILEWNQHISGLQHAERRRLLLNMYPDWDPGMPSSRGGGLMNTPNLSAGLLGPVPGASVQVGGGLAPGWGGGSVQSANKLGPNQPRSRVVVVKYDRKPLSNKTLFAFTKPFGVLREHLVLKNKAFLEMSSHEEAADMVNYHKENPASLYGKPLSFYLSKTLLVIEKDLHSTNRQERTNEQVMERHSREDSIQHSQVVFFSNLPREEDKKKELLTIAGRFGVVEKHLFLTDQAFVQLGTPQDAKMMVKYYTMNPLTIKGRKIRLNICAKYKTLDTSRRLERSERSYGVGGSSTRTTSGSLRTSSSSSKIKEKKKKKEEEDKGKESPKSEEKVEDEEVSEVLEKDEEASAEKKLVTNGDAEGEELKKAETMEEEVKQEVPGAPGGVATAAAVDPGDRPEAKDGEDQRNKADPKESAEAEDVLGDVNMEDFVTLDELAEDEDEAEQAAESIDSSKRGVSMEVTPGQRGHACVTCGWRDASVCLQGMRVVNIVGFRRGYNFLNELLALAKPFGKVVKHLVLDLRAEAYLQFETEEQAKTMARFYNTNVTASVCGRPVRISHSTSYPTIQCGSSKVVYVGNIPSSSFSDESILKLAEPFGKVCKYFTNRIKREAFIEMENAEDAEKMGEYCKEKSLKFNGNRLMVYVSRKYRQLKHGHRFPNTAKRDSCEASPVSSRHPEEPPAKKPREEEEQEEEEQKLQEEEEKVQEEEEQKLQEEEKVQEEEEQKLQEEEEKVQEEEEEQELQEQELQEEELQEEDLQELQEEDLQELQEQEEQSCTDKKEGETTAKFPDVSKPTSSQNEVTQEVNQEVQLKDNNTLTNQKGHVETQQTDLKPSVASLPLPPFDPNKPIGVEHVTLGYYCRVCLVFYSNEDAAKKTHCSSQTHYEKLQKHLEKEKSKSEKIVKQVTA is encoded by the exons ATGTCTCAGAAGTCACAGTCGGACACTGGTCAGAAGCACTTTGCTGTGGGTCGGGGGCTCCTGGCGGCTGCAGAGACCTTGAACTTTAATCTGAACGAGCAGCGGCCCGGCCGGCCGATGGGAGGCGTGTCGTccggggttgggggggggggcggcatgGAGGGCCCGGAGGGCAGCCCCCAGATGTCCCGCcatggcagcagtggcagccaTCTTGGCAACACCATGAAGTTGTTTGCGAGCCTGGGGCTGTCGCCCTCCGACCTGGACGCGCTGGCGGAGATCCCCGAGGAGGACATCAGCGTGGAGACGCTGCCGCAGATCCTCATGCAGCTCAAGAGCCGCAAGACGGAGGCGGCAGAGCGGCGCTCCATGACCACGATGTCCTCCGATGCGGCCTTTCGTGGCGGGAGCTGGACGGATGTGCAAACGGGGCGGATGGGCAGTTCTTCTCTTGGTCTGGGTTCCGCTCGGCCTCAGCCTTCCGTCGACTTTGGGTTCGGTTCCCTGCAGGATATGGGTCAGAACCGGGGCTTCAACTTTAACTATGCCagcggtggtggtggaggaggagccagCAGAGACCGATCATACTCGGAGCTTTCCCATCATGACTCCTATACTGGGCTGGACATGGGTCCGTCCACTTCTGACCCTGTCTTTATGCAGAGGAGGATTGGCTCACCCTCAAATGGAAAAGTCCAGGACTTCTTGGGAGTCACGCCCACCATGTTCCCCCATGTGTGCTCTCTTTGCGACTTTGATGTACATTCGATTTTG GAGTGGAACCAGCACATCAGCGGTCTTCAGCATGCGGAGAGGCGCCGGCTGCTGCTCAACAT GTACCCGGACTGGGACCCCGGGATGCCGTCCAGCCGAGG GGGGGGTCTCATGAACACCCCCAACCTGTCTGCAGGCCTTTTGGGACCAGTTCCAGGTGCTTCGGTGCAGGTCGGAGGGGGCCTGGCCCCCGGCTGGG GGGGAGGTTCTGTCCAGTCTGCAAACAAGCTGGGACCAAACCAG CCACGAAGTCGTGTGGTTGTGGTGAAGTATGACAGGAAGCCTCTTAGCAACAAGACCCTGTTTGCCTTTACAAAACCCTTCGGGGTCCTGAGAGAGCATCTGGTCCTAAAGAATAAG GCCTTTCTGGAGATGAGCAGCCACGAGGAGGCCGCCGACATGGTCAACTACCACAAAGAGAACCCTGCTTCTCTGTACGGGAAGCCCCTCAGCTTTTATCTGTCCAAGACTCTGCTGGTGATTGAG AAAGATCTCCATTCCACAAACAGACAGGAGCGAACAAATGAACAAGTGATGGAGCGTCACTCCAGAGAGGACAGCATTCAGCACAGTCAGGTGGTCTTCTTCTCCAATCTccccagagaggaggacaagaagaaagAGCTGCTGACCATCGCTGGCCGCTTTGGCGTTGTGGAGAAACACCTCTTTCTCACTGACCAG GCCTTCGTCCAGCTGGGAACGCCGCAGGACGCCAAGATGATGGTGAAGTACTACACCATGAACCCGCTCACCATCAAAGGACGGAAGATCCGCCTCAACATCTGCGCCAAGTACAAGACCCTCGA TACCAGTCGGAGACTAGAAAGAAGTGAAAGGAGTTACGGAGTTGGTGGTTCTTCAACCAGGACCACCTCTGGATCCTTGAgaacctcctcttcctcttcaaagattaaagagaaaaagaaaaagaaggaagaggaggacaaaggaAAGGAGAGTCCAAAATCTGAGGAGAaagtggaggatgaggaggtgtcAGAAGTCCTGGAGAAGGACGAGGAGGCATCAGCGGAGAAGAAGCTGGTCACCAATGGAGACGCAGAAGGGGAGGAGCTAAAAAAGGCCGAGACGATGGAGGAGGAAGTCAAACAAGAG GTTCCTGGCGCTCCGGGGGGCGTGGCCACGGCAGCGGCGGTGGATCCAGGTGATCGGCCAGAAGCAAAAGATGGCGAAGACCAGAGAAACAAAGCTGACCCCAAAGAGAGCGCTGAGGCAGAAGACGTCCTCGGAGATGTG AACATGGAGGACTTTGTGACGCTGGACGAGCTggcggaggacgaggacgaggccGAGCAGGCGGCCGAGAGCATCG ACAGCAGCAAGAGGGGGGTGAGTATGGAGGTCACGCCGGGCCAGCGCGGCCACGCCTGCGTCACGTGTGGGTGGCGTGACGCTTCCGTCTGTCTTCAGGGGATGAGGGTCGTAAACATCGTCGGCTTCCGGCGGGGTTACAATTTCCTCAACGAGCTGCTGGCGCTCGCCAAACCCTTTGGGAAGGTGGTTAAGCATCTGGTCCTGGACCTGCGGGCTGAG GCGTACCTTCAGTTTGAGACGGAGGAACAAGCTAAAACCATGGCCCGCTTCTACAACACCAATGTGACGGCGTCCGTGTGCGGCCGTCCGGTCAGGATCAGCCACTCCACCAGCTACCCCACCATCCAG tGTGGCTCCAGTAAGGTGGTTTATGTCGGCAACATCCCCTCCAGTAGTTTTTCCGACGAGTCCATACTCAAGCTGGCAGAACCTTTCGGCAAAGTCTGCAAATATTTCACCAACCGGATCAAGAGAGAG gcCTTTATTGAAATGGAGAACGCCGAGGACGCGGAGAAAATGGGTGAATACTGCAAAGAGAAGTCTCTGAAGTTTAACGGGAATCGTCTGATGGTCTATGTCAGCAGGAAGTACAGGCAGCTGAAACATGG ACATCGATTTCCCAACACAGCCAAGAGGGACAGCTGTGAAGCCTCACCAGTATCCTCCAGACACCCTGAAGAACCTCCAGCCAAGAAacccagggaggaggaggagcag gaggaggaggagcagaagctccaggaggaggaggagaaagtgcaggaggaggaggagcagaagctccaggaggaggagaaagtgcaggaggaggaggagcagaagctccaggaggaggaggagaaagtgcaggaggaggaggaggagcaggagctccaggagcaggagctccaggaggaggagctccaggaggaggacctgcaggagctccaggaggaggacctgcaggagctccaggagcaggaggagcagagctgcactgaTAAGAAGGAAGGAGAAACAACTGCAAAGTTCCCAGATGTTTCCAAGCCGACCAGCAGCCAGAAT gaagtgacccaGGAAGTGAACCAGGAGGTCCAGCTTAAAGACAACAACACATTGACCAATCAGAAGGGACACGTGGAGACCCAACAGACGGACCTTAAACCCAGCGTGGCTTCTTTGCCGCTGCCGCCCTTTGACCCCAACAAGCCCATTG GTGTAGAACATGTGACGTTGGGTTATTACTGTCGtgtctgtttggtgttttaCTCCAACGAAGACGCGGCCAAGAAGACGCACTGCAGCAGCCAGACACACTatgagaagctgcag AAACatctggaaaaggaaaaaagcaagTCCGAGAAGATAGTGAAGCAGGTGACAGCGTAA
- the matr3l1.2 gene encoding matrin 3-like 1.2 isoform X7: MSQKSQSDTGQKHFAVGRGLLAAAETLNFNLNEQRPGRPMGGVSSGVGGGGGMEGPEGSPQMSRHGSSGSHLGNTMKLFASLGLSPSDLDALAEIPEEDISVETLPQILMQLKSRKTEAAERRSMTTMSSDAAFRGGSWTDVQTGRMGSSSLGLGSARPQPSVDFGFGSLQDMGQNRGFNFNYASGGGGGGASRDRSYSELSHHDSYTGLDMGPSTSDPVFMQRRIGSPSNGKVQDFLGVTPTMFPHVCSLCDFDVHSILEWNQHISGLQHAERRRLLLNMYPDWDPGMPSSRGGGLMNTPNLSAGLLGPVPGASVQVGGGLAPGWGGGSVQSANKLGPNQPRSRVVVVKYDRKPLSNKTLFAFTKPFGVLREHLVLKNKAFLEMSSHEEAADMVNYHKENPASLYGKPLSFYLSKTLLVIEKDLHSTNRQERTNEQVMERHSREDSIQHSQVVFFSNLPREEDKKKELLTIAGRFGVVEKHLFLTDQAFVQLGTPQDAKMMVKYYTMNPLTIKGRKIRLNICAKYKTLDTSRRLERSERSYGVGGSSTRTTSGSLRTSSSSSKIKEKKKKKEEEDKGKESPKSEEKVEDEEVSEVLEKDEEASAEKKLVTNGDAEGEELKKAETMEEEVKQEVPGAPGGVATAAAVDPGDRPEAKDGEDQRNKADPKESAEAEDVLGDVNMEDFVTLDELAEDEDEAEQAAESIDSSKRGVSMEVTPGQRGHACVTCGWRDASVCLQGMRVVNIVGFRRGYNFLNELLALAKPFGKVVKHLVLDLRAEAYLQFETEEQAKTMARFYNTNVTASVCGRPVRISHSTSYPTIQCGSSKVVYVGNIPSSSFSDESILKLAEPFGKVCKYFTNRIKREAFIEMENAEDAEKMGEYCKEKSLKFNGNRLMVYVSRKYRQLKHGHRFPNTAKRDSCEASPVSSRHPEEPPAKKPREEEEQKLQEEEEKVQEEEEQKLQEEEEKVQEEEEQKLQEEEKQELQEEELQEEDLQELQEEDLQELQEQEEQSCTDKKEGETTAKFPDVSKPTSSQNEVTQEVNQEVQLKDNNTLTNQKGHVETQQTDLKPSVASLPLPPFDPNKPIGVEHVTLGYYCRVCLVFYSNEDAAKKTHCSSQTHYEKLQKHLEKEKSKSEKIVKQVTA, encoded by the exons ATGTCTCAGAAGTCACAGTCGGACACTGGTCAGAAGCACTTTGCTGTGGGTCGGGGGCTCCTGGCGGCTGCAGAGACCTTGAACTTTAATCTGAACGAGCAGCGGCCCGGCCGGCCGATGGGAGGCGTGTCGTccggggttgggggggggggcggcatgGAGGGCCCGGAGGGCAGCCCCCAGATGTCCCGCcatggcagcagtggcagccaTCTTGGCAACACCATGAAGTTGTTTGCGAGCCTGGGGCTGTCGCCCTCCGACCTGGACGCGCTGGCGGAGATCCCCGAGGAGGACATCAGCGTGGAGACGCTGCCGCAGATCCTCATGCAGCTCAAGAGCCGCAAGACGGAGGCGGCAGAGCGGCGCTCCATGACCACGATGTCCTCCGATGCGGCCTTTCGTGGCGGGAGCTGGACGGATGTGCAAACGGGGCGGATGGGCAGTTCTTCTCTTGGTCTGGGTTCCGCTCGGCCTCAGCCTTCCGTCGACTTTGGGTTCGGTTCCCTGCAGGATATGGGTCAGAACCGGGGCTTCAACTTTAACTATGCCagcggtggtggtggaggaggagccagCAGAGACCGATCATACTCGGAGCTTTCCCATCATGACTCCTATACTGGGCTGGACATGGGTCCGTCCACTTCTGACCCTGTCTTTATGCAGAGGAGGATTGGCTCACCCTCAAATGGAAAAGTCCAGGACTTCTTGGGAGTCACGCCCACCATGTTCCCCCATGTGTGCTCTCTTTGCGACTTTGATGTACATTCGATTTTG GAGTGGAACCAGCACATCAGCGGTCTTCAGCATGCGGAGAGGCGCCGGCTGCTGCTCAACAT GTACCCGGACTGGGACCCCGGGATGCCGTCCAGCCGAGG GGGGGGTCTCATGAACACCCCCAACCTGTCTGCAGGCCTTTTGGGACCAGTTCCAGGTGCTTCGGTGCAGGTCGGAGGGGGCCTGGCCCCCGGCTGGG GGGGAGGTTCTGTCCAGTCTGCAAACAAGCTGGGACCAAACCAG CCACGAAGTCGTGTGGTTGTGGTGAAGTATGACAGGAAGCCTCTTAGCAACAAGACCCTGTTTGCCTTTACAAAACCCTTCGGGGTCCTGAGAGAGCATCTGGTCCTAAAGAATAAG GCCTTTCTGGAGATGAGCAGCCACGAGGAGGCCGCCGACATGGTCAACTACCACAAAGAGAACCCTGCTTCTCTGTACGGGAAGCCCCTCAGCTTTTATCTGTCCAAGACTCTGCTGGTGATTGAG AAAGATCTCCATTCCACAAACAGACAGGAGCGAACAAATGAACAAGTGATGGAGCGTCACTCCAGAGAGGACAGCATTCAGCACAGTCAGGTGGTCTTCTTCTCCAATCTccccagagaggaggacaagaagaaagAGCTGCTGACCATCGCTGGCCGCTTTGGCGTTGTGGAGAAACACCTCTTTCTCACTGACCAG GCCTTCGTCCAGCTGGGAACGCCGCAGGACGCCAAGATGATGGTGAAGTACTACACCATGAACCCGCTCACCATCAAAGGACGGAAGATCCGCCTCAACATCTGCGCCAAGTACAAGACCCTCGA TACCAGTCGGAGACTAGAAAGAAGTGAAAGGAGTTACGGAGTTGGTGGTTCTTCAACCAGGACCACCTCTGGATCCTTGAgaacctcctcttcctcttcaaagattaaagagaaaaagaaaaagaaggaagaggaggacaaaggaAAGGAGAGTCCAAAATCTGAGGAGAaagtggaggatgaggaggtgtcAGAAGTCCTGGAGAAGGACGAGGAGGCATCAGCGGAGAAGAAGCTGGTCACCAATGGAGACGCAGAAGGGGAGGAGCTAAAAAAGGCCGAGACGATGGAGGAGGAAGTCAAACAAGAG GTTCCTGGCGCTCCGGGGGGCGTGGCCACGGCAGCGGCGGTGGATCCAGGTGATCGGCCAGAAGCAAAAGATGGCGAAGACCAGAGAAACAAAGCTGACCCCAAAGAGAGCGCTGAGGCAGAAGACGTCCTCGGAGATGTG AACATGGAGGACTTTGTGACGCTGGACGAGCTggcggaggacgaggacgaggccGAGCAGGCGGCCGAGAGCATCG ACAGCAGCAAGAGGGGGGTGAGTATGGAGGTCACGCCGGGCCAGCGCGGCCACGCCTGCGTCACGTGTGGGTGGCGTGACGCTTCCGTCTGTCTTCAGGGGATGAGGGTCGTAAACATCGTCGGCTTCCGGCGGGGTTACAATTTCCTCAACGAGCTGCTGGCGCTCGCCAAACCCTTTGGGAAGGTGGTTAAGCATCTGGTCCTGGACCTGCGGGCTGAG GCGTACCTTCAGTTTGAGACGGAGGAACAAGCTAAAACCATGGCCCGCTTCTACAACACCAATGTGACGGCGTCCGTGTGCGGCCGTCCGGTCAGGATCAGCCACTCCACCAGCTACCCCACCATCCAG tGTGGCTCCAGTAAGGTGGTTTATGTCGGCAACATCCCCTCCAGTAGTTTTTCCGACGAGTCCATACTCAAGCTGGCAGAACCTTTCGGCAAAGTCTGCAAATATTTCACCAACCGGATCAAGAGAGAG gcCTTTATTGAAATGGAGAACGCCGAGGACGCGGAGAAAATGGGTGAATACTGCAAAGAGAAGTCTCTGAAGTTTAACGGGAATCGTCTGATGGTCTATGTCAGCAGGAAGTACAGGCAGCTGAAACATGG ACATCGATTTCCCAACACAGCCAAGAGGGACAGCTGTGAAGCCTCACCAGTATCCTCCAGACACCCTGAAGAACCTCCAGCCAAGAAacccagggaggaggaggagcagaagctccaggaggaggaggagaaagtgcaggaggaggaggagcagaagctccaggaggaggaggagaaagtgcaggaggaggaggagcagaagctccaggaggaggagaaa caggagctccaggaggaggagctccaggaggaggacctgcaggagctccaggaggaggacctgcaggagctccaggagcaggaggagcagagctgcactgaTAAGAAGGAAGGAGAAACAACTGCAAAGTTCCCAGATGTTTCCAAGCCGACCAGCAGCCAGAAT gaagtgacccaGGAAGTGAACCAGGAGGTCCAGCTTAAAGACAACAACACATTGACCAATCAGAAGGGACACGTGGAGACCCAACAGACGGACCTTAAACCCAGCGTGGCTTCTTTGCCGCTGCCGCCCTTTGACCCCAACAAGCCCATTG GTGTAGAACATGTGACGTTGGGTTATTACTGTCGtgtctgtttggtgttttaCTCCAACGAAGACGCGGCCAAGAAGACGCACTGCAGCAGCCAGACACACTatgagaagctgcag AAACatctggaaaaggaaaaaagcaagTCCGAGAAGATAGTGAAGCAGGTGACAGCGTAA
- the matr3l1.2 gene encoding matrin 3-like 1.2 isoform X5 yields the protein MSQKSQSDTGQKHFAVGRGLLAAAETLNFNLNEQRPGRPMGGVSSGVGGGGGMEGPEGSPQMSRHGSSGSHLGNTMKLFASLGLSPSDLDALAEIPEEDISVETLPQILMQLKSRKTEAAERRSMTTMSSDAAFRGGSWTDVQTGRMGSSSLGLGSARPQPSVDFGFGSLQDMGQNRGFNFNYASGGGGGGASRDRSYSELSHHDSYTGLDMGPSTSDPVFMQRRIGSPSNGKVQDFLGVTPTMFPHVCSLCDFDVHSILEWNQHISGLQHAERRRLLLNMYPDWDPGMPSSRGGGLMNTPNLSAGLLGPVPGASVQVGGGLAPGWGGGSVQSANKLGPNQPRSRVVVVKYDRKPLSNKTLFAFTKPFGVLREHLVLKNKAFLEMSSHEEAADMVNYHKENPASLYGKPLSFYLSKTLLVIEKDLHSTNRQERTNEQVMERHSREDSIQHSQVVFFSNLPREEDKKKELLTIAGRFGVVEKHLFLTDQAFVQLGTPQDAKMMVKYYTMNPLTIKGRKIRLNICAKYKTLDTSRRLERSERSYGVGGSSTRTTSGSLRTSSSSSKIKEKKKKKEEEDKGKESPKSEEKVEDEEVSEVLEKDEEASAEKKLVTNGDAEGEELKKAETMEEEVKQEVPGAPGGVATAAAVDPGDRPEAKDGEDQRNKADPKESAEAEDVLGDVNMEDFVTLDELAEDEDEAEQAAESIDSSKRGVSMEVTPGQRGHACVTCGWRDASVCLQGMRVVNIVGFRRGYNFLNELLALAKPFGKVVKHLVLDLRAEAYLQFETEEQAKTMARFYNTNVTASVCGRPVRISHSTSYPTIQCGSSKVVYVGNIPSSSFSDESILKLAEPFGKVCKYFTNRIKREAFIEMENAEDAEKMGEYCKEKSLKFNGNRLMVYVSRKYRQLKHGHRFPNTAKRDSCEASPVSSRHPEEPPAKKPREEEEQKLQEEEEKVQEEEEQKLQEEEEKVQEEEEQKLQEEEKQELQEQELQEEELQEEDLQELQEEDLQELQEQEEQSCTDKKEGETTAKFPDVSKPTSSQNEVTQEVNQEVQLKDNNTLTNQKGHVETQQTDLKPSVASLPLPPFDPNKPIGVEHVTLGYYCRVCLVFYSNEDAAKKTHCSSQTHYEKLQKHLEKEKSKSEKIVKQVTA from the exons ATGTCTCAGAAGTCACAGTCGGACACTGGTCAGAAGCACTTTGCTGTGGGTCGGGGGCTCCTGGCGGCTGCAGAGACCTTGAACTTTAATCTGAACGAGCAGCGGCCCGGCCGGCCGATGGGAGGCGTGTCGTccggggttgggggggggggcggcatgGAGGGCCCGGAGGGCAGCCCCCAGATGTCCCGCcatggcagcagtggcagccaTCTTGGCAACACCATGAAGTTGTTTGCGAGCCTGGGGCTGTCGCCCTCCGACCTGGACGCGCTGGCGGAGATCCCCGAGGAGGACATCAGCGTGGAGACGCTGCCGCAGATCCTCATGCAGCTCAAGAGCCGCAAGACGGAGGCGGCAGAGCGGCGCTCCATGACCACGATGTCCTCCGATGCGGCCTTTCGTGGCGGGAGCTGGACGGATGTGCAAACGGGGCGGATGGGCAGTTCTTCTCTTGGTCTGGGTTCCGCTCGGCCTCAGCCTTCCGTCGACTTTGGGTTCGGTTCCCTGCAGGATATGGGTCAGAACCGGGGCTTCAACTTTAACTATGCCagcggtggtggtggaggaggagccagCAGAGACCGATCATACTCGGAGCTTTCCCATCATGACTCCTATACTGGGCTGGACATGGGTCCGTCCACTTCTGACCCTGTCTTTATGCAGAGGAGGATTGGCTCACCCTCAAATGGAAAAGTCCAGGACTTCTTGGGAGTCACGCCCACCATGTTCCCCCATGTGTGCTCTCTTTGCGACTTTGATGTACATTCGATTTTG GAGTGGAACCAGCACATCAGCGGTCTTCAGCATGCGGAGAGGCGCCGGCTGCTGCTCAACAT GTACCCGGACTGGGACCCCGGGATGCCGTCCAGCCGAGG GGGGGGTCTCATGAACACCCCCAACCTGTCTGCAGGCCTTTTGGGACCAGTTCCAGGTGCTTCGGTGCAGGTCGGAGGGGGCCTGGCCCCCGGCTGGG GGGGAGGTTCTGTCCAGTCTGCAAACAAGCTGGGACCAAACCAG CCACGAAGTCGTGTGGTTGTGGTGAAGTATGACAGGAAGCCTCTTAGCAACAAGACCCTGTTTGCCTTTACAAAACCCTTCGGGGTCCTGAGAGAGCATCTGGTCCTAAAGAATAAG GCCTTTCTGGAGATGAGCAGCCACGAGGAGGCCGCCGACATGGTCAACTACCACAAAGAGAACCCTGCTTCTCTGTACGGGAAGCCCCTCAGCTTTTATCTGTCCAAGACTCTGCTGGTGATTGAG AAAGATCTCCATTCCACAAACAGACAGGAGCGAACAAATGAACAAGTGATGGAGCGTCACTCCAGAGAGGACAGCATTCAGCACAGTCAGGTGGTCTTCTTCTCCAATCTccccagagaggaggacaagaagaaagAGCTGCTGACCATCGCTGGCCGCTTTGGCGTTGTGGAGAAACACCTCTTTCTCACTGACCAG GCCTTCGTCCAGCTGGGAACGCCGCAGGACGCCAAGATGATGGTGAAGTACTACACCATGAACCCGCTCACCATCAAAGGACGGAAGATCCGCCTCAACATCTGCGCCAAGTACAAGACCCTCGA TACCAGTCGGAGACTAGAAAGAAGTGAAAGGAGTTACGGAGTTGGTGGTTCTTCAACCAGGACCACCTCTGGATCCTTGAgaacctcctcttcctcttcaaagattaaagagaaaaagaaaaagaaggaagaggaggacaaaggaAAGGAGAGTCCAAAATCTGAGGAGAaagtggaggatgaggaggtgtcAGAAGTCCTGGAGAAGGACGAGGAGGCATCAGCGGAGAAGAAGCTGGTCACCAATGGAGACGCAGAAGGGGAGGAGCTAAAAAAGGCCGAGACGATGGAGGAGGAAGTCAAACAAGAG GTTCCTGGCGCTCCGGGGGGCGTGGCCACGGCAGCGGCGGTGGATCCAGGTGATCGGCCAGAAGCAAAAGATGGCGAAGACCAGAGAAACAAAGCTGACCCCAAAGAGAGCGCTGAGGCAGAAGACGTCCTCGGAGATGTG AACATGGAGGACTTTGTGACGCTGGACGAGCTggcggaggacgaggacgaggccGAGCAGGCGGCCGAGAGCATCG ACAGCAGCAAGAGGGGGGTGAGTATGGAGGTCACGCCGGGCCAGCGCGGCCACGCCTGCGTCACGTGTGGGTGGCGTGACGCTTCCGTCTGTCTTCAGGGGATGAGGGTCGTAAACATCGTCGGCTTCCGGCGGGGTTACAATTTCCTCAACGAGCTGCTGGCGCTCGCCAAACCCTTTGGGAAGGTGGTTAAGCATCTGGTCCTGGACCTGCGGGCTGAG GCGTACCTTCAGTTTGAGACGGAGGAACAAGCTAAAACCATGGCCCGCTTCTACAACACCAATGTGACGGCGTCCGTGTGCGGCCGTCCGGTCAGGATCAGCCACTCCACCAGCTACCCCACCATCCAG tGTGGCTCCAGTAAGGTGGTTTATGTCGGCAACATCCCCTCCAGTAGTTTTTCCGACGAGTCCATACTCAAGCTGGCAGAACCTTTCGGCAAAGTCTGCAAATATTTCACCAACCGGATCAAGAGAGAG gcCTTTATTGAAATGGAGAACGCCGAGGACGCGGAGAAAATGGGTGAATACTGCAAAGAGAAGTCTCTGAAGTTTAACGGGAATCGTCTGATGGTCTATGTCAGCAGGAAGTACAGGCAGCTGAAACATGG ACATCGATTTCCCAACACAGCCAAGAGGGACAGCTGTGAAGCCTCACCAGTATCCTCCAGACACCCTGAAGAACCTCCAGCCAAGAAacccagggaggaggaggagcagaagctccaggaggaggaggagaaagtgcaggaggaggaggagcagaagctccaggaggaggaggagaaagtgcaggaggaggaggagcagaagctccaggaggaggagaaa caggagctccaggagcaggagctccaggaggaggagctccaggaggaggacctgcaggagctccaggaggaggacctgcaggagctccaggagcaggaggagcagagctgcactgaTAAGAAGGAAGGAGAAACAACTGCAAAGTTCCCAGATGTTTCCAAGCCGACCAGCAGCCAGAAT gaagtgacccaGGAAGTGAACCAGGAGGTCCAGCTTAAAGACAACAACACATTGACCAATCAGAAGGGACACGTGGAGACCCAACAGACGGACCTTAAACCCAGCGTGGCTTCTTTGCCGCTGCCGCCCTTTGACCCCAACAAGCCCATTG GTGTAGAACATGTGACGTTGGGTTATTACTGTCGtgtctgtttggtgttttaCTCCAACGAAGACGCGGCCAAGAAGACGCACTGCAGCAGCCAGACACACTatgagaagctgcag AAACatctggaaaaggaaaaaagcaagTCCGAGAAGATAGTGAAGCAGGTGACAGCGTAA